The Rhinoraja longicauda isolate Sanriku21f chromosome 15, sRhiLon1.1, whole genome shotgun sequence genome includes a region encoding these proteins:
- the LOC144600495 gene encoding integral membrane protein 2A-like, whose translation MVKIGFNPPAGQKDAKGGLLLPVPDPESAVASRGDNATGRCLFTLLGLAFILSGLIIGGACLYRFIVPKNKVFHGEMRYVDSSIPPHAPETKAPYFLALENVQFLGDNKNVAVINVPVPDFEDYDPAVIIHDFELLLTAYLDLSLDNCYVIALNTSVVMPPRNLLDLFMRLTTGSYLPQTYLVHEELMVTERIDHVDDLGYFIYRLCSGKKTYRLQRKEMLKGIQKRSTVNCRRIKHFANNFVTDTMICEP comes from the exons GATCCAGAATCCGCTGTGGCAAGTAGGGGTGATAATGCCACAGGAAGATGTTTGTTTACACTTCTTGGACTGGCCTTCATACTATCTGGCTTAATAATTGGAGGAGCCTGTCTGTATCGATTCATTGTTCCAAAG AACAAAGTATTTCATGGTGAAATGCGATACGTGGATTCTAGTATCCCACCACATGCTCCAGAGACAAAGGCTCCATATTTCCTAGCTTTGGAAAATGTACAGTTCTTGGGAGATAATAAAAATGTGGCTGTGATCAATGTCCCTGTTCCAgattttgaagattatgatccaGCAGTCATCATTCATGATTTTGAGTTG CTTTTGACTGCATATCTCGATCTGAGTTTGGATAACTGCTACGTGATTGCATTGAATACTTCTGTTGTAATGCCTCCACGCAATTTATTGGACTTGTTCATGAGACTCACA ACTGGTTCCTACTTGCCTCAAACCTACCTTGTTCATGAAGAGTTGATGGTAACTGAACGTATTGACCATGTTGATGATTTGGGTTACTTCATCTACCGGCTCTGTTCAGGGAAAAAGACCTACAGATTGCAGCGTAAAGAGATGCTGAAAG GAATCCAGAAACGCTCAACAGTAAACTGTCGCCGAATCAAGCATTTTGCAAATAACTTTGTCACTGATACTATGATCTGTGAACCATGA